One window of bacterium genomic DNA carries:
- a CDS encoding sigma 54-interacting transcriptional regulator: MNLYNLSETYITSGEITSSGIYMLRSALKKLYEAYGVETEGDIPEVSISCLLDHLEDHLHKQGKTPKVIRENKYWIRRLIKFGIKAGLLSVHDDQISLLPQFSPEVKTCSSSDSEALLHQDKRENDPVVSSIVRSGDDPQLRKEDDSHSRESGTPLPDAGFENVKIFKTPRTTKLLLILIGIVVLGMLVIADMIHRQFESYVFQQFQQHQLVIAQSVANGIREFMMETEHELNYLTQSRSIQLMDTRCQAELNRIYQINHNYIRSLKLIDSLGLVRFGVTEGGKVVERDTPSGLEKYLPSFQKWSDKAHTVLISSSSPRNKLLLVFVPITIICPMIKDLPEVADKQAQVRFLVAEIDVFKTAKTYLQHVNSGARKYGLLIDQDGNILYHPDDKYIGKKFLAEVSSSSYPPQYRQKFLEKIKKGAEGFSEESPPYDLRQLGNDQLKLFAYSPLRIHEQLWSVVVAAPYQEIHPINRVHRNIALLVIGLFCLVSLGSFIIFNVNKKRIKVEEEVKYLEKKLVMEDQIRKSEERLRAILESIGSDRISILDKDLHIIWANPVALQRYGEDIIGRKCYQVYKGSDHPCSSCPVQKTFSDGKIYSGEEFSIADKDGTSVLYLTSTSPIRDRNGKITSVVETSKDITERMRLQEAIKSSRDLLDAILNNMNDGIRVIDTKYNILFMNQNLIDLFGNQISKKCYRVFMGGDAPCNPCALDKIFQENQVPVNFIKEDKQKRLIEISASPLSIEEGSRSIIEVVRDITERKRLESQLIESEQRRIRELKERYRFGNIIGKNHKMQEIYELIQVVAQNMTTVLLLGESGTGKELIARAVHYNSPQHDKPFVEVCCSVLSENLLESELFGHVKGAFTGAIRDKIGRFEMADGGTIFLDEVGDISLSIQVKLLRVIQEREFVPVGGENIKKINVRIVAATNKDLKKAVENKEFREDLYYRLNVITIHIPPLRERMEDLPMLVNHFIEKFREKTNKPIQSISNQALDLMFAYSWPGNVRELENAIEHAFVKCEGTIIGLENLPLEIIHQQKNREYPVRPVDTPPIDQQQGIKQDLSLNDVKKDILLKVLKDTDWDTDESARILKISRATFYRWLKKYNISRNPVS, from the coding sequence ATGAACTTATACAATCTGTCGGAAACGTATATTACTTCTGGAGAAATTACTTCCTCCGGCATCTACATGCTGCGCTCCGCCTTAAAAAAACTCTATGAGGCGTACGGCGTTGAAACTGAGGGAGATATCCCGGAAGTCTCAATCTCCTGCCTCCTGGATCATCTTGAAGATCATTTACACAAGCAGGGGAAAACCCCAAAAGTGATCCGGGAAAATAAATACTGGATACGGCGGCTGATCAAATTCGGTATCAAGGCCGGTCTTCTGTCGGTGCATGATGACCAAATTAGTCTCCTCCCCCAATTCTCACCAGAGGTGAAAACTTGCTCGTCTTCCGATTCTGAGGCTTTGCTTCATCAGGATAAAAGAGAGAATGACCCGGTTGTAAGCTCTATTGTCAGGAGTGGCGATGATCCTCAATTGAGGAAAGAGGATGACTCTCATTCACGAGAATCCGGTACTCCTTTACCGGATGCAGGTTTTGAGAATGTCAAGATTTTTAAAACACCACGGACAACCAAGCTGCTTTTGATCTTGATTGGTATCGTTGTTCTTGGAATGCTGGTTATTGCTGATATGATCCATCGTCAGTTTGAGAGTTATGTTTTTCAACAATTCCAGCAGCATCAGCTTGTGATCGCTCAAAGCGTCGCCAACGGGATCCGTGAATTTATGATGGAGACCGAGCACGAGCTTAATTACCTTACCCAGTCCCGGTCAATACAGCTCATGGATACCCGATGCCAGGCGGAATTAAATAGAATTTATCAAATTAACCATAATTATATCCGAAGTCTGAAACTCATCGATTCGCTTGGTCTTGTTCGTTTTGGGGTCACAGAGGGGGGAAAAGTGGTGGAAAGAGATACTCCCAGCGGGTTGGAGAAGTACCTTCCTTCTTTCCAAAAGTGGTCGGACAAGGCCCATACCGTCCTGATTTCTTCCTCTTCCCCCAGGAACAAGCTCCTGCTGGTCTTTGTTCCAATCACGATTATCTGCCCGATGATTAAGGATTTGCCCGAGGTCGCGGATAAACAGGCGCAGGTCAGATTTCTTGTCGCCGAGATCGATGTTTTCAAAACAGCCAAAACTTACCTTCAACATGTAAATTCAGGGGCTCGGAAGTATGGTCTCTTGATCGACCAGGATGGAAATATCCTGTATCATCCTGATGATAAATATATAGGCAAAAAATTTTTGGCTGAAGTCTCTTCAAGCTCCTATCCGCCCCAATACCGGCAAAAATTCCTGGAAAAGATCAAAAAAGGTGCGGAGGGTTTCAGCGAGGAAAGCCCTCCGTATGATTTGAGACAACTCGGGAACGATCAATTAAAGCTGTTTGCTTATTCTCCTCTCAGGATTCACGAACAACTCTGGTCAGTAGTAGTCGCTGCACCCTATCAGGAGATTCATCCGATCAACCGGGTTCACCGCAATATTGCCTTGCTCGTGATCGGACTTTTTTGCCTGGTCAGCCTGGGAAGCTTTATTATTTTTAATGTCAATAAAAAACGGATAAAAGTGGAAGAGGAAGTTAAATACCTTGAAAAGAAACTGGTAATGGAAGATCAGATCCGCAAATCCGAAGAGCGGCTGCGTGCTATTCTGGAATCCATAGGAAGTGACCGGATTTCGATTCTGGACAAAGATCTCCATATCATCTGGGCTAATCCGGTAGCTTTGCAAAGATATGGAGAGGATATTATCGGCCGCAAGTGCTATCAGGTATATAAGGGGTCTGATCATCCCTGTTCGTCCTGCCCGGTGCAGAAAACCTTCTCCGATGGGAAAATCTATTCGGGAGAGGAATTTTCCATTGCTGATAAAGACGGTACCAGTGTTCTCTACCTCACCAGCACATCTCCCATTCGAGACCGGAATGGGAAAATCACCTCGGTAGTTGAAACATCAAAGGACATCACCGAGCGGATGAGACTTCAGGAGGCAATCAAGAGCAGCCGGGATTTACTGGATGCCATACTCAACAACATGAATGATGGAATCCGGGTCATTGACACGAAATACAATATCCTCTTCATGAACCAAAACCTGATTGACCTTTTCGGTAATCAGATCAGCAAGAAATGCTACCGGGTTTTTATGGGAGGCGATGCTCCCTGCAACCCCTGCGCCCTGGATAAGATTTTCCAGGAGAACCAAGTGCCGGTCAATTTTATCAAGGAGGATAAGCAAAAACGGCTGATCGAAATTTCCGCATCCCCCCTGAGTATCGAGGAAGGCAGCCGCTCGATTATCGAAGTGGTTCGGGACATTACTGAAAGAAAAAGGCTGGAATCCCAGCTTATCGAATCGGAACAGCGGCGGATCAGGGAGTTAAAAGAACGGTACCGGTTTGGAAATATTATTGGCAAAAATCATAAAATGCAGGAAATTTATGAACTTATTCAGGTTGTAGCCCAAAACATGACGACGGTATTGCTTCTCGGAGAAAGTGGAACGGGAAAAGAATTAATAGCCAGGGCGGTTCATTATAACAGCCCCCAGCACGATAAGCCCTTCGTAGAGGTCTGCTGCTCAGTATTGTCTGAAAACCTGCTCGAGAGTGAGTTGTTTGGCCATGTCAAGGGTGCATTCACCGGAGCTATTCGCGATAAAATAGGCCGGTTCGAAATGGCTGATGGAGGAACTATCTTTCTCGATGAAGTAGGTGATATCAGTCTATCCATTCAGGTTAAATTGCTTCGGGTAATTCAGGAGCGGGAGTTTGTCCCCGTTGGAGGAGAAAACATAAAGAAAATCAATGTCAGAATTGTTGCAGCAACCAACAAGGACCTGAAGAAGGCGGTTGAAAACAAGGAATTCCGAGAAGATCTCTATTATCGTCTCAATGTGATTACCATCCATATTCCCCCTTTGCGGGAGCGAATGGAAGATCTGCCGATGCTGGTTAACCATTTCATTGAAAAGTTTCGGGAAAAGACTAATAAACCTATTCAATCAATCAGTAATCAGGCTCTGGATCTGATGTTTGCCTATTCCTGGCCAGGAAATGTACGGGAATTGGAAAATGCTATCGAACACGCCTTTGTCAAATGTGAAGGCACAATCATCGGCCTGGAAAATTTACCTCTGGAGATCATCCATCAGCAAAAGAACAGGGAATATCCCGTCAGACCTGTTGATACTCCTCCTATTGACCAGCAACAAGGGATCAAGCAAGACCTGAGTCTGAACGATGTTAAAAAAGACATTTTGCTCAAAGTATTGAAGGACACTGATTGGGATACGGATGAGAGTGCCAGAATTCTGAAAATCAGTCGTGCGACCTTTTACCGCTGGTTGAAGAAGTACAATATCAGCCGAAATCCTGTATCATGA
- a CDS encoding response regulator produces the protein MGDEGRILIVDDDSKTRSAYKELFIGHGFDTAVAEGETQALELLRSESFQAVLLDLRVSNSMLLPIAERIKKEFPRVFISLMLIDSTPALIKKAIDVGIDDYLIKPLLPMRLIDGVRKGILRHSLEAENERLKHKLEEVLTQNHKWIMHDLETGVFNSQYFFERLDMEVKRAQRHEHWLSLLLCHLDCGTREIEEEAGITPPSAHEILEVLKVLSGNIRNVDIIARYNSGFAVILPETTMEGSATLCSRLKKNLVSAFENNENGLHSDLKGELNIRFGAATYPLDSHLPRRLIKIAEDRLQ, from the coding sequence ATGGGTGATGAGGGGAGAATTTTAATTGTTGATGACGATAGCAAAACTCGAAGTGCCTATAAAGAACTGTTCATCGGACATGGATTCGATACTGCCGTAGCTGAAGGGGAAACCCAGGCATTGGAATTATTAAGGAGCGAAAGTTTTCAAGCAGTCCTTTTGGATCTGAGGGTATCCAACAGCATGTTGTTACCAATCGCCGAGAGGATAAAAAAAGAGTTTCCCAGAGTTTTTATCTCCCTGATGCTCATTGATTCCACTCCCGCTTTGATCAAAAAGGCAATCGATGTAGGAATCGACGATTACCTGATTAAACCCCTGCTCCCTATGCGGCTCATCGATGGAGTTAGAAAGGGAATACTGCGCCATTCGCTGGAGGCGGAGAATGAGAGGTTGAAGCATAAGCTTGAGGAGGTTTTAACCCAAAACCATAAATGGATCATGCATGATCTTGAAACTGGTGTATTTAACAGTCAGTACTTTTTTGAGCGACTGGATATGGAGGTCAAGAGAGCTCAACGCCATGAGCATTGGCTCTCCCTGTTGCTGTGCCACCTGGATTGTGGCACCCGGGAGATTGAGGAAGAAGCGGGAATCACCCCTCCTTCCGCTCATGAAATTTTAGAGGTATTAAAGGTCTTATCCGGAAATATTCGAAATGTGGATATCATTGCCCGTTACAACTCAGGGTTTGCTGTTATCTTGCCTGAAACGACCATGGAAGGGTCTGCCACCCTTTGTAGCCGATTAAAGAAAAATTTGGTTAGCGCATTTGAGAACAACGAAAATGGATTGCATTCAGACCTCAAAGGCGAGCTGAATATACGGTTTGGCGCAGCTACTTATCCCCTGGATTCACATCTGCCCAGGAGGTTGATCAAGATTGCCGAAGATCGACTGCAGTAA